One Narcine bancroftii isolate sNarBan1 chromosome 3, sNarBan1.hap1, whole genome shotgun sequence DNA window includes the following coding sequences:
- the otud5a gene encoding OTU domain-containing protein 5-A isoform X1, with translation MTILPKPPAERPDEAERDAADHPRPHGHRARSSPPRWPYPAAGPAGPGAGGGGRASPQAAPRARASPPPPAPGSAAPASHWLQASDGPPAAGPGASGPGAPGPGLSKRRHRASPHRGGRKTHRPSLLHHLHHRHPHPAAAAGGGPAGGEPGPGGSGGGGGCGGAAAGGVGAAGPGSGAAGSPGPQEQGAGYNSEDEYETAGREQLQDPAQVEQQEHWFEKALSEKKGFVIKRMKEDGACLFRAVADQVYGDQDMHDVVRKHCMDYLVKNADYFSNYVTEDFTTYINRKRISSCHGNHIEMQAMAEMYNRPVEVYQYSAAGQDNLEPINTFHGIHQTEDEPIRVSYHRNIHYNSVVNPNKATIGVGLGLPAFKPGSADQSLMKNAIKTSEESWIEQQMLEDKKRATDWEATNEAIEEQVARESYLQWLRDQEKQARQPRKASATCSSATAAASSVPEEWSGRSPRQKSTASSPEHLDPQVDGGGKPPSPGSAMALALGKPPSPCAPGTSRQVSSSGEHVPSSALSLCPTLDCRAIMQQMSPTAFGLADWEDDEILASVLAVSQQEYLDSMKKGREPRRESSPDHS, from the exons ATGACCATCCTGCCCAAACCGCCGGCGGAGCGGCCGGACGAGGCGGAACGCGACGCCGCCGACCACCCGCGGCCCCACGGCCACCGGGCACGCAGCTCGCCGCCGCGCTGGCCCTACCCGGCGGCCGGGCCGGCGGGGCCGGGCGCGGGGGGCGGAGGCCGGGCCTCCCCTCAGGCTGCCCCCCGGGCCCGGGCCTCGCCGCCGCCCCCCGCGCCCGGCTCCGCCGCCCCGGCCTCGCACTGGCTGCAAGCCAGCGACGGGCCTCCGGCTGCGGGCCCCGGGGCCTCGGGTCCCGGCGCCCCCGGACCCGGACTCAGCAAACGCCGCCACCGGGCCTCCCCGCACCGCGGCGGCCGCAAGACACACCGACCCAGCCTCCTGCACCACCTGCACCACCGGCACCCGCACCCGGCAGCGGCGGCGGGGGGTGGCCCGGCGGGGGGCGAGCCCGGCCCGGGGGGCAGCGGTGGCGGCGGGGGCTGCGGTGGGGCGGCGGCAGGCGGGGTAGGGGCGGCCGGGCCGGGTAGTGGCGCCGCCGGCAGCCCCGGGCCCCAGGAGCAAGGGGCCGGCTACAACAGCGAGGACGAGTACGAGACGGCGGGCAGGGAGCAGCTGCAGGACCCGGCGCAGGTGGAGCAG CAGGAGCACTGGTTTGAGAAGGCTCTGAGCGAGAAGAAGGGCTTTGTCATCAAGCGGATGAAGGAAGATGGCGCCTGCCTGTTCCGAGCCGTCG CTGACCAGGTGTACGGTGACCAGGATATGCACGATGTGGTGAGGAAGCATTGCATGGACTACCTG GTGAAGAATGCAGACTACTTCTCCAACTACGTGACCGAGGACTTCACCACCTACATCAACCGTAAACGCATCAGCAGCTGCCACGGTAACCACATCGAGATGCAGGCCATGGCGGAGATGTACAACCGGCCGGTGGAGGTGTACCAGTACAGTGCAGCAGGCCAGGACAATCTGG AGCCCATCAACACCTTCCATGGCATCCACCAGACGGAGGATGAGCCGATCCGGGTCAGTTACCACCGCAACATCCACTACAACTCCGTGGTGAACCCCAACAAGGCCACCATTGGCGTGGGGCTGGGTCTCCCTGCCTTCAAACCTGGG TCCGCAGACCAGTCGCTGATGAAGAACGCCATCAAGACGTCGGAGGAGTCGTGGATTGAGCAGCAGATGTTAGAGGACAAGAAGCGGGCAACGGACTGGGAAGCGACAAACGAGGCCATCGAGGAGCAGGTGGCTCGCGAGTCATACCTGCAGTGGCTGCGGGACCAGGAGAAGCAGGCCCGGCAG CCCCGGAAAGCCTCGGCCACATGCAGCTCGGCCACAGCGGCTGCCAGCAGCGTCCCTGAGGAGTGGAGCGGCCGATCTCCCCGGCAGAAGAGCACCGCCTCGTCACCAGAACACCTTGACCCGCAGGTGGATGGTGGTGGCAAGCCCCCGTCACCCGGCTCCGCCATGGCCCTGGCCCTTGGCAAGCCCCCCTCGCCATGCGCTCCAG GAACGAGCAGACAGGTTTCGTCAAGTGGAGAGCATGTCCCCTCCTCAGCGCTTTCCTTGTGCCCCACACTGGATTGTCGGGCTATAATGCAGCAGATGTCGCCCACGGCCTTTG GCCTGGCGGACTGGGAAGATGACGAGATCTTGGCCTCGGTTCTGGCCGTTTCTCAGCAGGAGTACCTGGACAGCATGAAGAAAGGCCGGGAGCCTCGCAGAGAATCCTCGCCAGACCACAGCTGA
- the otud5a gene encoding OTU domain-containing protein 5-A isoform X2 produces the protein MKEDGACLFRAVADQVYGDQDMHDVVRKHCMDYLVKNADYFSNYVTEDFTTYINRKRISSCHGNHIEMQAMAEMYNRPVEVYQYSAAGQDNLEPINTFHGIHQTEDEPIRVSYHRNIHYNSVVNPNKATIGVGLGLPAFKPGSADQSLMKNAIKTSEESWIEQQMLEDKKRATDWEATNEAIEEQVARESYLQWLRDQEKQARQPRKASATCSSATAAASSVPEEWSGRSPRQKSTASSPEHLDPQVDGGGKPPSPGSAMALALGKPPSPCAPGTSRQVSSSGEHVPSSALSLCPTLDCRAIMQQMSPTAFGLADWEDDEILASVLAVSQQEYLDSMKKGREPRRESSPDHS, from the exons ATGAAGGAAGATGGCGCCTGCCTGTTCCGAGCCGTCG CTGACCAGGTGTACGGTGACCAGGATATGCACGATGTGGTGAGGAAGCATTGCATGGACTACCTG GTGAAGAATGCAGACTACTTCTCCAACTACGTGACCGAGGACTTCACCACCTACATCAACCGTAAACGCATCAGCAGCTGCCACGGTAACCACATCGAGATGCAGGCCATGGCGGAGATGTACAACCGGCCGGTGGAGGTGTACCAGTACAGTGCAGCAGGCCAGGACAATCTGG AGCCCATCAACACCTTCCATGGCATCCACCAGACGGAGGATGAGCCGATCCGGGTCAGTTACCACCGCAACATCCACTACAACTCCGTGGTGAACCCCAACAAGGCCACCATTGGCGTGGGGCTGGGTCTCCCTGCCTTCAAACCTGGG TCCGCAGACCAGTCGCTGATGAAGAACGCCATCAAGACGTCGGAGGAGTCGTGGATTGAGCAGCAGATGTTAGAGGACAAGAAGCGGGCAACGGACTGGGAAGCGACAAACGAGGCCATCGAGGAGCAGGTGGCTCGCGAGTCATACCTGCAGTGGCTGCGGGACCAGGAGAAGCAGGCCCGGCAG CCCCGGAAAGCCTCGGCCACATGCAGCTCGGCCACAGCGGCTGCCAGCAGCGTCCCTGAGGAGTGGAGCGGCCGATCTCCCCGGCAGAAGAGCACCGCCTCGTCACCAGAACACCTTGACCCGCAGGTGGATGGTGGTGGCAAGCCCCCGTCACCCGGCTCCGCCATGGCCCTGGCCCTTGGCAAGCCCCCCTCGCCATGCGCTCCAG GAACGAGCAGACAGGTTTCGTCAAGTGGAGAGCATGTCCCCTCCTCAGCGCTTTCCTTGTGCCCCACACTGGATTGTCGGGCTATAATGCAGCAGATGTCGCCCACGGCCTTTG GCCTGGCGGACTGGGAAGATGACGAGATCTTGGCCTCGGTTCTGGCCGTTTCTCAGCAGGAGTACCTGGACAGCATGAAGAAAGGCCGGGAGCCTCGCAGAGAATCCTCGCCAGACCACAGCTGA
- the slc35a2 gene encoding UDP-galactose translocator: protein MIAAQRLKERGGDGGREPSQGAAHGMTVNNKLKYSCLVVLVLQNASVILCIRYVRTVPGDRFFTTSAVVAVEVLKLFTCLLLLLIQKRGNVKDLAILLYDSLVTQYVDTLKMAVPSLIYTLQNNLQYVAISNLPAATFQVLYQFKIFTTAIFSVLMLRKSLSRLQWVSLVLLFVGIAIVQVTQEGSTGQDRVPGQNYLVGLIAVLVSCVSSGFAGVYFERILKGSSASIWLRNVQLGIFGTLLGLGAMFSKEGPAIMEKGFFFAYTPMVWTVVFNQALGGLLVAMVVKYADNILKGFAASVSIIVSTVASVQLFGFHTDLSFTLGAGLVISAVYMYSLPRTNPDASPGQMSSLGGTKLVG from the exons ATGATTGCGGCCCAGAGGCTGAAGGAGAGAGGCGGCGACGGCGGCCGGGAGCCGAGCCAGGGCGCTGCTCACGGGATGACAG TCAACAACAAACTGAAGTACTcatgcctggtggtgctggtgttGCAGAATGCCTCTGTCATCCTGTGTATCCGCTATGTACGGACGGTGCCTGGGGACCGTTTCTTCACCACGTCCGCAGTCGTGGCCGTTGAGGTGCTCAAGCTGTTCACCTGTCTGCTGTTACTGCTCATACAGAAGCGAG GCAATGTGAAGGACCTCGCTATCCTTCTGTACGATAGCTTGGTCACGCAGTATGTGGACACATTGAAGATGGCCGTCCCCTCCCTCATCTACACCCTGCAGAATAACCTGCAGTACGTGGCCATCTCCAACCTCCCAGCTGCCACCTTCCAG GTGCTGTACCAGTTCAAGATCTTCACCACCGCCATCTTCTCAGTCTTGATGCTGAGGAAGTCCCTGAGCCGGCTGCAGTGGGTGTCGCTGGTGCTCCTGTTTGTGGGCATTGCCATCGTTCAGGTGACGCAAGAAGGCAGTACTGGGCAGGACCGAGTCCCCGGCCAGAACTACCTGGTTGGGCTGATTGCTGTGCTGGTCTCCTGCGTGTCCTCTGGCTTCGCTGGCGTCTACTTCGAGCGCATCCTGAAGGGCTCATCAGCCTCCATCTGGCTGCGGAATGTTCAGTTGGGGATCTTTGGGACCTTGCTAGGGTTGGGGGCCATGTTCTCCAAGGAAGGCCCAGCCATTATGGAGAAGGGCTTCTTCTTCGCCTACACACCCATGGTTTGGACTGTGGTCTTCAACCAGGCCCTGGGAGGGCTGCTGGTGGCCATGGTGGTCAAGTACGCTGATAACATCCTGAAGGGCTTCGCCGCCTCCGTCTCCATCATCGTCTCCACCGTGGCCTCTGTCCAGCTCTTTGGCTTCCACACCGACCTGTCCTTCACACTGGGAGCCGGCCTTGTCATCTCCGCCGTCTACATGTACAGTCTGCCCAGGACCAACCCTGACGCCAGCCCCGGTCAGATGTCCAGCCTGGGTGGCACCAAGTTAGTGGGCTAG
- the LOC138759211 gene encoding uncharacterized protein: protein MGSGQSPGQGSRPSGLHLSLLSDKQGLWVAAAASSQEQATSEVPTPAMGQADFPAVLVTRLHPHHPSPRAGDPQQAPTATSAITLQTGQRCKATGAREIHVTFAPGSSERHGLDKEAERPLGPGPMTLRPRISCLRKAVEGSQVPFTSWGQAVPRGPTDHSSRRPGSRDTSAPFSKHWILANSNQAQDPGPHPLACPCSAAAYHKDLSNGHSPDVTLVCLIDGHRDLLADTQDGSISDLTVDIQDGGISDLTVDTQDGGISDLIDSQADGISDLVNDQGGGSSDTMAEDQDGDCSNLLVDSQDATFSEPMAGSLDNECRDGSYLVDIQDGSILDTQDGRFQDTQNGSILDTEDGRFLNTQVDSCLVDIQEGSFQETQDGSIFDTQDGSFLVDIQDGGFLDIQDGGLRQGLTDIQGPKEEMWGRLDFDKPGNTSKLLSVAEAITGRSDQPSTQKGMGVELDLGSAPALGPRARTDDLQDAYTEMHQDMFYKAFLFYRFMRLGDPLCRARRQHQQRQHPEVLGSPRGAAP from the exons ATGGGCTCCGGACAGTCCCCGGGACAGGGGTCCCGGCCCAGTGGCCTCCATCTCAGTCTGCTGAGCGACAAGCAAG gTCTGTGGGTGGCAGCAGCTGCCAGCTCCCAGGAGCAGGCCACAAGTGAGGTCCCGACCCCGGCGATGGGGCAGGCGGATTTTCCCGCCGTACTGGTGACCAGGCtgcacccccaccacccatcgCCCAGGGCAGGCGACCCACAGCAGGCTCCCACAGCAACATCCGCCATCACTCTGCAGACAGGCCAGCGCTGCAAAGCCACTGGGGCAAGGGAGATCCACGTGACCTTTGCCCCAGGCTCATCTGAGCGTCACGGGCTGGATAAAGAAGCTGAGCGACCATTAGGGCCTGGCCCGATGACCCTGAGGCCGCGCATCTCATGCCTGAGGAAGGCTGTGGAGGGCAGCCAGGTCCCCTTCACCTCCTGGGGCCAGGCCGTACCTCGGGGTCCAACAGATCACTCATCTCGTCGCCCTGGCTCCAGGGACACCTCAGCACCTTTCAGCAAACACTGGATCCTGGCTAACTCCAACCAGGCCCAGGATCCTGGTCCACACCCTCTGGCTTGCCCTTGCTCAGCAGCGGCCTATCACAAGGACCTCTCCAATGGCCACTCCCCTGATGTTACGCTGGTCTGCCTCATCGATGGGCACAGGGATTTGCTGGCagacacccaagatggcagcatcagTGACCTCACGGTGgacatccaagatggtggcatcagTGACCTCACAGTTGACACACAAGATGGTGGCATCAGTGACCTGATAGATTCCCAAGCTGATGGCATCAGTGATCTAGTGAATGACCAAGGTGGTGGCTCCAGTGACACCATGGCTGAAGACCAGGATGGTGACTGCAGCAACCTTCTGGTGGACAGCCAGGATGCCACCTTTAGTGAACCGATGGCGGGCTCCCTGGATAATGAGTGCAGAGATGGCAGCTATCTGGTAGACATTCAAGATGGCAGCATCTTAGATACTCAAGATGGCAGGTTCCAGGACACTCAAAATGGCAGCATCTTAGACACTGAAGATGGCAGATTCTTGAACACTCAAGTTGACAGCTGCCTGGTGGACATTCAAGAAGGCAGCTTCCAGGAGACTCAAGATGGCAGCATCTTTGACACTCAAGATGGCAGCTTCCTGGTGGACATTCAAGATGGTGGCTTCCTGGACATTCAAGATGGTGGCTTGAGACAGGGATTAACTGACATCCAAGGCCCAAAGGAGGAGATGTGGGGACGGCTGGACTTTGACAAGCCCGGCAACACCTCCAAGCTGCTCAGTGTCGCAGAGGCCATCACGGGGCGAAGCGACCAGCCTTCAACCCagaaggggatgggggtggagcttGACCTGGGCTCAGCCCCAGCATTGGGGCCCAGGGCTCGGACAGATGACCTGCAGGATGCCTACACTGAGATGCACCAGGACATGTTCTACAAGGCCTTCCTGTTCTACAGGTTCATGAGACTTGGAGATCCTCTCTGCAGAGCCAGAAGGCAGCATCAGCAGAGACAGCACCCTGAGGTGCTGGGCTCACCCAGGGGTGCAGCACCGTAG